GCCTTTGTGATTTGGAGAGAGATCAACCCAACCTGGATGCCTCGTAAGCAGAACAAGAGGAGGGTGTTCCTGGAGCAGTTAGGAAAGGCACTTGTAACACCACTTATTGAAAGGAGGAAGCATTTCCCCCGCACAGAAGCCTCTGCAGCAGTTGTCAAAGCTATACAGAGTGCAGGAACCCCTGATCAACCTGAGGATCCAGCTGCCACAGCCACTGCCCCAGCCGGGGCAAGTAAAAGAAAGAGATGTCAGTTCTGCCCGCCAAAGAAGGACTGTAAAAcacatactgtgtgcagtaggTGTAAGAAATATATCTGCAAGAGCTGTGCATTTGCATACTGCCCTACATGTGCTAATTAGTTGAATTATTGTTGTTTAGTTGGGTTATATTGTTTTTTGGATTGTATATTTTCTTACATTGTTCACTGGCAAAAAAATCAGAAGAATCTAACTCATTGCGATGAATTAAGAGGCATTCGATATTCCTTTttgaatatttgttttgtttctaaaacTATAGAAATGCAGGTGAAAAGGGAAAACTCaagtatttacatgttttgtggTTAATGTTTCTTCAAGCAAAATAAAATTTGGTGTTTAAAAATCGAATAAACTGCTTATATTATTGTGGATTTAGTGAAGACGGGTCATTTTGACCGGGAGGACACGGGGTGTATAGAGGATATGAGGACAACAGGAGGGTTAATCTGAGCATTTCTGTGGCTTTCAGACATGTGAGTGACATGTAATGTAAAGTTCTCTGCAATTAGGTGGGGAAAAAATAAGCATATCAGAAATGAGTGAGTCAAAGTCATGGCCTCCCAGCTGACACTCGTCGCTAGACCCCATAAGACTGACTTTTACCAATTGGGTGTATCAATGGGTTGACCGAGAAGGGTAATCAGCAGCTATAAATTATCCATACCATTTAAGAAGGTCAGGGGCCTCAAGTTTAATGTAGGAATGCAGCTGAAAGCAACATAGTGACACTGCTTAGTGATGTTAGTCATGTGACATTTGTTGGCTTGATCAAAGGATTGATTGTCTACATAATGTTAATAACACCACATGTTCACAAAAACCACTGCTCAAACTAAAAACCTGACATATGGTTTTAAAAGTGATACTGATTGACTGGGTTTCATCTATGTACAAGAAGAATGAGGAATTTCTTTCTCTGCGGActggttgtatttttttttttttactgaaaaaaaGACTAGGGTCTGATCTAAATACTGAAGGAACAGGTCAACTACTTTGTCTATAGTTCATCACAACGGAAAGACTACTGGGGGCTCTGGACTGGATTCTGGCTAGTTGTGATTTCCCATGAGTGTTAGCTGACCTTGCAGTAAGAATATCATCcccttttaaaataaaataagggtCACATGTTTGATTGTCAGCACAGTGAGTGAGTTGTTGAAACATCCTCCAGTAAAGAACTGCCACTCCTGGCTGGTCACCTGCTGTGACCACTCTACTATAACACATGACTTTACAATGGGCCCATCACATGACTTTGTAATGTCAATTTAATATGAAAAGAAAAGCTGGTAATACTGTTTTCATACTCACCGAGAAAACTGCATTTTGGAGCCCAAATGGTATGGGGGTGAGTCTTGCTAAGGCCACAATTTTGAGTCCACTTCCTCCTTCCACTACTCGTATGACAGCACTGAGCTGTTCACTGTTCCCAACTTTGTTCAACACCCAGTCAGTCAATAATCTTTTGCACACCAGGTGTGCCACAAAGGTCCCTATTAAAACTCCCACCATAACTAGTCCCATGCCCAGCACAAAGCCATAGAGGTAGCCAGCTGCCACATTGAGCACAATATATCCCCATCCACATGGGAAGGACACAATAATCAGACCAACTATAAACAACAAGGCTCCAACGAGGCTATCCAAGCTCTCCACCCAGAGCAGAAGGTCCTTGAGGTATTGGCGCACCAGGGCAACTGAGGAAAAGCACACAGCAGTCAGGATGCATGCTAGCAGGGCACTCTTGAAGCAAAAGGTGGTGATACAGCATGGGTGCCTGAACTCTCCACTGCTGGTGAAGGTTGTCACCCCTGCATCAGTGATGACCTCCGGGTCACCATCAGACTTCCCCAAGCCGACCCCTCGCTCATCAAATGCGCCGCATATTAGAATGTCAATTTTGTCACTCTCATCTGTGGCAGTCCTCTGCAGCCAGCGGTTCAGCTGGATCTGCGTCTTGCCTAGTGCATGCTTTACAAGCTTCGTGAAAAGATGCACGGTCGTGGCCCCTGATGTTGACATGTTGGCCCTTAAAAAGCTCTGGGGAAGAGTAGCAGGGCTCAGATCGTAACAACTGTGATGTTCAGGTTTCCAGTCTTTAAATCCAGCGCAGGTCCATGTCTGACAGTTCAACAGAAAACTTTTAAGAAGATGTCTTCAGCAGTAGACTTTCTGCTGCAACAACGGCAACGGCATAGTGAGACACAGAGATGAAATAAGTCACTCTCCTTGGCCATTACATGAATGGTTCGATTTATAAGTGTTTATCTTGGGTACACTAACTGGGCAACGAGCCAGTGCAGTGACTTAAAAGTGCCAGCTTTGTAGTCGCCGTCTGAAACACTCGCCATATTCATAGTTGTCATCGCTCAGCTCCGGACAAGGTTGAGTCAGTGGATGGAGGCATCTGTCAGAACCGGAGAGAGGTGAGCTGAGAGGACAGGGTTGAGAGGATAAGAAGAGAACTTGTGCACGAATCTCAGCCTTCTCCGGTATTTCCTCAAACTACTGGTAACACAAAGGCATAAATCACTGCAAGGCTAACTTACTCCCGTTAGCTAACTAGCTCGCTGCGTGGATAAAGTCCGACGTTGCATTTCAGAGACTAAACCACCGCAGCGGGCCTTCAGCGCCGCTTTTACCGGATACCACAGCGACAAACAGGATGCATAGGTCGGATATGAAAAACCAGTTTGCTCTGTCTCTGCCGGTTGGGTGTTGTTTCCCTAGTCGTCCTCCCCGTCCCACAGTGGATACTGCTGTTGACGCTGTTAAAGCTATTCATACCGACCACTGTTTGTGTCCCAGAATGCCAAGTATCCCTGGCCCACGTGACCGAGCGTTGGAAGTCTTTAACCAATCAGAAGCCAGAGCGTGTTGTCGCGATATTTCCCGGGATTGTTTGCGACGAGGTGcgttgttttaaaataaaaaatgggcGACATGACAACagtaaaaccaaaacatttgGAGCGCCTCCTGGCGGCTTGCTGCAGTACAGGtcataaaaatgcacaaattgCAGCTTCATGTCTCCTTTCGACAGAAAACCATGAGCTGACTCAGCCTTTCTCATGCAGGACTTTTGACCCCTCTGTGGAGTTAGCAAACAGCATTCATCTCTCTCGGGCAGAAAACTATGATTTGGCTActtgttttcagtgtttatttgACGTTAGATCCCGTTCTAGGATCCACGTACGTTGCTGCTGTGTACGAGCACAATGTAATCTTAAACCCGGAGCCTCACGTCCACCTGTCCCGCCGCGATGCTCTGAAGCACATGCAGAAAAACCTGGATGTTTACGAGCAACAGGCTGCCCGGGCCACCCAGCAAGTATGCACTTTGACCACCATTATGCAGCTTGTTGCGTATAACACGTTCATAATGATTCATTATCCAGTATGTTCTTAGAATTCATATTCAGTTCATGCAAGTCAAGTATGTTTTCTTTATCATGTggctttttcatgttttttctttgacattttttccatttaactGAAACTGGACCTTCTAATACCACTTGGAGTTTAGCATTGATTGACATTTGTTTAATGTCACCCTGACATTACACAAAGCCACTGATGCAGATTAATttatctctcctctctctctctctctctgccttcttcCTCTAAGGGTGTCCAAATCCTGGTGTTTCCGGAAGATGGCATTCATGGTTTCAACTACACCCGTTCATCCATCTCTAGCTACCTGGAGATCATTCCTGACCCCAGACAGGAGAGTTGGAACCCTTGCACAGAGCCAGGCAGATACAACAACACGGAGGTTCACAGACAtgcatatttacattttttatggtTCTTTGATCTGATAAACTTCCCTTACACTAGTGTGTCTAAATATAAATCAAATTAGAATGTTTGCATCTCAGGTTCTCCAGCGACTGAGCTGCATGGCCCGTCGTTACGACCTCTACCTTGTGGCCAACATGGCTGGCATGCAACCCTGCCCCCTGTCCACTGACCCCTCTGCACCCTGTCCTTCTGATGGACGCTGGCAGTTCAACACCAACGTGGCTTTCAGGTGCAGTCACtcaaaagaatgaatgaatggataaagaatgaaaaaacaTACAGTTTCCTAGTGAATTTGAAGTGCTCACACTATCTCTCTTCACAGTTCAGATGGCCTGCTGGTGGCACGCTACCATAAACGGAACCTCTATTTCGAGGCGGAATTTGACACACCTCCACAGTCTGAAATCATAACATTTGATACACCTTTTGCTGGGAGGTTTGGCCTCATTATCTGCTTTGACATCCTGTTCCATGATCCTGCAGTTTCCTTGGTGGAGAGGGTAGAAACATACATGTATCCAACAttgccttttttgttgttgttgctttttgttATCTCTTCAGTCTCTCCTTTGCCCTTTTTTAGGGTGTGCGTCAGGTTGTCTTCCCCACAGCCTGGATGAACCAGCTTCCCCTGCTTGACGCAGTCCAGTTTCATCGTGCGTTTAGTCTGGGTGCAAATATCACCCTTCTAGCTGCCAATATTCGTAATGACAGACTCATCATGAAGGGAAGTGGTATCTACACCCCCTTTTCTGCGACCTACCACCATGCCTTGGAGGGAGACCCAGAAGAGGGCAGGCTGCTGGTGGCCAGGGTGCCAGTTTTGGATCCACTGTGGGTGGGATGGGGTGGGACTGAGGCGGCAGTTAAGGGTGAGTCAACATCAACAATGGCTACAGACTCTAGATACTGCCACCAAGACAGCTGTGTCGaaccctctcctcctgctcctgctccctcAGCCTCCCCCTCCTACCCCATCTTCATCTCATCCATGATGTACGACCCCTTTAATTTTGTCCTCTTGAATGAGACTGAAGGTGAACTTAGAGTGTGCGATGGCACCTTTTGCTGTCGCTTGCAGTACAGGCGGTTTCCAAACGGCAATAGCAAGGAGCTCTATGCACTTGGGGTATTTGCAGGAACACACACCGTCAATGGACGTTATGCTCTGCAGGTAGGAATAAGAGGAAAAATGACAATTGACAAATGCTTTACATCCTGTCCCATTCACCTATCATGTGGCTGCCTACAGGTGTGTGCAGTAGTGCGCTGTGCAGACTTGAACGCCAGCTCCTGTGGACAGGAATTGGTGGAGGCTGGGTCTAAAATGGACTTCCTGTTGGAGGGGACATTTAACACCAGTTATGTGTACCCATCAGTTTTGGCTAGCCATCTGATCTTGGAGCAGCCAGAGCATCTGGAAAAAAGTGCGGATGGAAGAGTCACCATGAAGCACTCAAACATGACGGCAGGCCTGGTCACTGCCTGTCTGTATGGACGAATGTACCATCTAGACAATGAATGAACTAAAACTGCTACTTCTAAAGTAACACTACTTTTCATAAGATGATGTAGAAGATAGAAAGTGACTTCTACAAAGAAGTAACTACAGGCTCTACAGCAGACTAAGGTTCACGTAGGCAAGTTCTATAAAATGAGCAGCCTCCTTGTAGATTAGGATGCAAACCTATCTAATGTGATGTGTAATGAGAGGAAATCAAAgaaatgattttaaaaatgcTGTGATCAGAGCCAGAAGTTATTCTGGCTATGAGACATTTGAAATCTGttacatacaaaataaattaaaaacaaatttatTGTTCATTCATTACTTAAGtctttacaaacattgcaccaAATAACATTCACCCTCCTGCCTAAAAGTTGCATATTCCTAAAAAGCAATTAATTAATcactccactctctctctccatccacactcaaacaaaaacatgcattcacacactGTCAGCCACATTTACCTGTCTCCAGTACAACAGACATTAAGTAGTAACAGCACTGCAAGGTAACAATTCCTTAGGCTGTTCATTCAGCTTGTCAGCCAACTGACTCCTGAGCCAGTTGTACAGTAAATGGGTCTTGCATCCACCTGTTAGAATCAGCAATCAAGGATCAATCTCAGCTTGGAATAAATACACAGGATTCACTTCTAAAAGTAAAGTGGTTTCTAATCAGCATTGCCAATGTCCTTGAGTGACAGTTGTCAGTGTCTGTCACATATGCCCCAAGATGAATGACTAACAGTAGGGATATCCAAGCATTTAATATCAAGACAACCGGATACACAGTGGTTTTTctgaagacgtttcaccactggcttcatcagttctgctgctgctgtgtggctgAAGTTTTCTGTCCTAAGCACAGAAAACTCAAGAGGACTACTACCGGCTCAAAACTGCCACAGGGCCATGTGTGGAACTAGTTTAGATTATTTCTTCCAAGGAAAAGATGCAAGGAGTTACAGCAACAACAGGTTGAGAGCTGTCTCAGCCATCCACCTCTGTTCAGAGGGTTTTTCCCTACACACAGGTCGGTGGCTTCCATGACtgctctttcaaaccatctgtcctctctttaGTGACTAGAGAtgcacccacagaggtcctaaGCACATAAAACATAAACTCTCAACTAcagcagtagcagaactgatAAATCCCTTTCCAGGAGTggtgaaacatcttcagaaaaTGAAGCTTTGTGTCTTAGTTTCCTcaattttaaactcttggacaaaacatgacctggatgagaGTCttaacagacaaacagcagggaTAACATAATTACCTGGTCCCATAAATTGTCCcactgtttttctcttttcagaGAATTGCACCAAACAAGCAATCCTCTGAACTTTACTTGTGTAGATACCCTATAAGTAAGTTGGAAGGAAAAGGTTTAAAACCACTCTAGAGTATCAGCTTAATTTAAAAAGTAACACAATATTGCAGTAAATTTAAAAAGACACTGGTCTTGTTACTGATTATACAGTGATGCTCTCTGAAAATATGTAGTGTATTCTACATTTtcgtacattttttttcctgcatgttttatttttagatgtgAAGAGGCTTACCTAAAAATAAACTATTTGATTTTAGTCTCTTGTAAGTGATTTATTAAGGCTCCTGAGTGGCTGGCAAGCCTGCCAGTAttgtggcgctctgtcaaatgCTCCTCAGTATGTTTCTGAATCTGAGTCATTCAGTTCATCGTCTGCAGAAACAGAGGAAAGCAGGCGTTCCGGCCTGCAGTAGGAGGCATGGTCAGGCCTCAGAGGGGGTGGCTCatcaaaggacactcctttggaGATGTGGTTGGAAGTGGGATGGTGGTTGATAACTGACTGAGTGAGAGTCAGTGCAGGCAAAGCTGCTATAGTGACCATGGGGGAGGCAGGCATCATTGAGTTGAGGATGAGAGCCAAGCAGTCTGCCACATCACGGTTGGGAGCACATGCCAAAGCTGGTGTGTAACCTGATAATAGCAATAAAACAAGGTTTAAAACCACATAAAACATCTGAACAGTGAGTGTATGAGATGACAGCTAACCATTCTCATCCACTGCTAGCACACTGGCTCCTTTTCCCAACAGCTCCTGGACCACCACCGTCAGTCCTTTCCTGGCTGCTACATGCAGGGGCCTGTAAGTAGAGAGGGAGGTACACTGTTTAAAAGAATTCTGTCTGAGCTTCTCTGTTTACACCTTGGGAGCAAGGAGTACCATACTTACGTCTGGAGAGAAGCATTGGTGCAGTTGATGAGGTTCCTGTCGCTGATTTTCTCCAGAATCAACAAGGCACTTGTTTCGTGACcctcagagaagaagagagcagcaTGGACAGTGAGTATGTGgtctaatttaattaaattcaacCTCAATATCAAAAGGTGTTTGATATtaaacatataaaaacatttttaccttGCTGCAAGCCAGATGTAATGCAGTGTCCCTGCTCCTGTCCTGTAGTGCCAAATCTGCTTTAGTGCTGCTCACCAACACCTCTGCAACACACCAGCAGAGATATTTATTTGTGCAAAGGTTATAAAAATGAAGGGCCAGTCATTTATCTCTGCCTCAGCATGTATACTGACCCACAGCATTGGTCTGTCCATTCAGAGCTGCCATCATCAGTGGTGTCCTGCCCATATGTGTGTCAACAACATTTGCTTGAGCCCCATGATTCAAGAGAAGGGAAACGCTCTCAACGTGGTCAGAAAAAGCTGCAGCGTGAAGGGGTGTCCTgcatcaacatcaacacagtTAATGCAATTAAGCCTGAGTTCACCATACacattcaaaacatttttaaatgttttacctGCCCTTGGAGTCCATGTTGTTGACAATATTTGCACCCAAGGTGTCAATTAACATCTCAGCCACTCCCTCGTTATCATTCATActgcaacacacaacaaactgtctTTCAGCACAACTGATAAAGATATTTACAGGTAACCACTTTAAATACACATAAAGACATAAAGATAGACCCTG
This region of Parambassis ranga chromosome 2, fParRan2.1, whole genome shotgun sequence genomic DNA includes:
- the tmem64 gene encoding transmembrane protein 64, whose product is MSTSGATTVHLFTKLVKHALGKTQIQLNRWLQRTATDESDKIDILICGAFDERGVGLGKSDGDPEVITDAGVTTFTSSGEFRHPCCITTFCFKSALLACILTAVCFSSVALVRQYLKDLLLWVESLDSLVGALLFIVGLIIVSFPCGWGYIVLNVAAGYLYGFVLGMGLVMVGVLIGTFVAHLVCKRLLTDWVLNKVGNSEQLSAVIRVVEGGSGLKIVALARLTPIPFGLQNAVFSITDVSLPNYLVASSVGLLPTQLLNSYLGTTLRTMEDVIAEQSVSGYFVFSLQIIISIGLMFYVVHRAQVELNAAIAACQMELKSSHMNGSSTNHSSFTYCSKRATAGSGNCINVV
- the btd gene encoding biotinidase — translated: MIWLLVFSVYLTLDPVLGSTYVAAVYEHNVILNPEPHVHLSRRDALKHMQKNLDVYEQQAARATQQGVQILVFPEDGIHGFNYTRSSISSYLEIIPDPRQESWNPCTEPGRYNNTEVLQRLSCMARRYDLYLVANMAGMQPCPLSTDPSAPCPSDGRWQFNTNVAFSSDGLLVARYHKRNLYFEAEFDTPPQSEIITFDTPFAGRFGLIICFDILFHDPAVSLVERGVRQVVFPTAWMNQLPLLDAVQFHRAFSLGANITLLAANIRNDRLIMKGSGIYTPFSATYHHALEGDPEEGRLLVARVPVLDPLWVGWGGTEAAVKGESTSTMATDSRYCHQDSCVEPSPPAPAPSASPSYPIFISSMMYDPFNFVLLNETEGELRVCDGTFCCRLQYRRFPNGNSKELYALGVFAGTHTVNGRYALQVCAVVRCADLNASSCGQELVEAGSKMDFLLEGTFNTSYVYPSVLASHLILEQPEHLEKSADGRVTMKHSNMTAGLVTACLYGRMYHLDNE